Proteins encoded within one genomic window of Anopheles gambiae chromosome 3, idAnoGambNW_F1_1, whole genome shotgun sequence:
- the LOC1277563 gene encoding alpha-methylacyl-CoA racemase — protein MALKGLKVIEFVGLAPGPFCGMLLADFGATVTRIDMNPRNSLDVLQGGKRSLALNLKQPKAINVVRSLCSSSDVLIEPFRPGVMEKFGLGPTVLLSDNPRLVYARLTGFGQTGTHAARAGHDLNYVALSGVLSMLGRKENKPTAPINLLADFAGGGLMCAFGILAALVERHHSGKGQIVDHAMVEGAAYVGSWLYRSQSLPVWGKARGENILDGGAHFYDTYETKDGKFVSVGAIENKFYRLLLEGLGLDPDLPQFEEEEQRRQLFETTFRTKTRDEWMKIFNGKDACVFPVLTPDEVETYKHNRERNVFVDNRQSESDVLVPTPAPKLSRTPARSGATAVERGELEMAEEILGEIGIDREELVKLYEDDILLLSNRPKM, from the exons ATGGCGCTGAAAGGATTAAAGGTGATCGAGTTCGTCGGGCTGGCCCCGGGACCGTTCTGTGGCATGCTGCTGGCCGACTTTGGCGCCACCGTTACGCGGATTGACATG AACCCACGTAACTCGCTGGACGTACTGCAGGGCGGCAAACGGTCGCTCGCCCTAAACCTGAAGCAACCGAAAGCGATCAACGTGGTCCGTTCGCTGTGCAGCAGTTCGGACGTGCTAATTGAGCCGTTCCGTCCGGGTGTGATGGAAAAGTTCGGTCTCGGACCGACCGTCCTACTATCGGACAATCCACGGCTCGTATACGCTCGGCTGACGGGGTTCGGCCAGACAGGCACCCATGCGGCCCGTGCTGGCCACGACCTAAACTATGTTGCCCTTTCGGGGGTGCTGTCGATGCTGGGAAGGAAAGAgaacaaaccaacagcacCTATCAATCTGCTGGCGGACTTTGCCGGCGGTGGGCTGATGTGTGCGTTCGGCATTTTGGCGGCGCTCGTCGAGCGGCACCACTCGGGCAAGGGGCAGATAGTGGATCACGCGATGGTGGAAGGGGCGGCGTACGTTGGCAGCTGGCTGTACCGTTCGCAAAGTTTACCCGTTTGGGGTAAGGCGCGCGGCGAGAACATTCTCGACGGTGGAGCCCACTTCTACGACACGTACGAAACGAAGGACGGCAAATTCGTGTCCGTTGGAGCTATTGAGAACAAATTTTACCGGTTGCTGCTGGAGGGACTTGGGTTGGATCCGGATTTGCCACAGtttgaggaggaggagcagagACGGCAACTGTTCGAGACCACGTTCCGGACGAAAACGCGTGACGAGTGGATGAAAATCTTCAACGGCAAGGATGCGTGCGTCTTTCCCGTGCTAACGCCGGACGAGGTGGAAACTTATAAGCACAATCGCGAGCGGAACGTGTTCGTCGACAACCGGCAGTCGGAGAGCGATGTGCTGGTGCCCACGCCAGCACCGAAGCTAAGCCGTACGCCGGCCCGTTCCGGTGCGACTGCGGTGGAACGGGGCGAGCTGGAAATGGCGGAAGAAATACTGGGCGAAATCGGCATCGATCGAGAGGAACTGGTTAAATTGTACGAAGACGACATTCTACTGCTTTCCAACAGACCAAAGA